In Pedobacter heparinus DSM 2366, the following are encoded in one genomic region:
- a CDS encoding sensor histidine kinase, which translates to MDFTFNSYASILIFCGIITLLFSYNLFGKKGEAVKLFGYMMLSNAIWSLGYGFELASSTLSQMKFFINVEYLGITTLPMNWFLFCLQLAGKDCWYKKKINLVMLLAFSLLTIVLVWTNDYHHLQYRSLNVDHSGPFPMVMITPGIWYRVFTVYFYLLLGLGSYLILVKFRKADPIYRRQNYTIFFAALIPWMTNLAYLLGIRPLENLDLTPFAFIVAIFLIAIAIYRFKLFDILPVAREKVLDLIQDGYLVLDGQNRVIDYNLAVKKYLPNELKDKIIGMQVDQLFPGQEDLLRFITAHSSGKIEMKVQLDKVMFDLEANIMYLNENQLNNEATVVKIQDLTAIREEALRSKLQTEELKKLNQLKDKIFSIIAHDLRGPLVNLSEVLKMVNTGMISLDEFKNLSPKLSRDILYTTDLLENILHWSRSQLKGYGINKTFFELRSMILNEVNYHLPSAAIKKINIVHDVFPGMIVYADMIMIQIVVRNILNNSIKFCREACEIHIGAVYQPDHRMMICIEDNGHGMPPEILASLFTGTGSSTRGTMNEKGTGLGLVICKDFMERNNGEIIVESEIGKGTKFYLYLPVDEG; encoded by the coding sequence ATGGATTTTACATTTAATTCCTACGCCAGTATCTTAATCTTTTGCGGCATTATCACACTTCTGTTTTCTTACAATTTATTTGGGAAAAAGGGAGAAGCGGTAAAGCTTTTTGGCTATATGATGCTCTCTAATGCCATATGGTCTTTAGGTTACGGCTTTGAACTGGCCAGCAGCACGTTAAGCCAGATGAAGTTTTTCATCAACGTAGAGTACCTGGGAATTACTACCTTGCCAATGAACTGGTTTTTGTTTTGCTTGCAACTGGCAGGAAAGGATTGCTGGTACAAGAAAAAAATAAACCTGGTCATGTTACTGGCATTTTCCTTACTTACCATTGTACTGGTATGGACAAATGACTATCACCACCTGCAGTACCGCAGCCTGAATGTAGATCATTCAGGACCATTTCCAATGGTTATGATTACACCGGGTATCTGGTACAGGGTATTTACCGTATATTTTTATTTGCTGCTGGGACTGGGGAGTTACCTGATCCTTGTAAAATTCAGGAAAGCAGATCCGATTTACAGAAGGCAGAATTATACTATCTTTTTCGCGGCATTGATTCCATGGATGACTAACCTGGCCTACCTGTTGGGCATACGCCCACTTGAAAACCTGGACCTGACCCCCTTTGCATTTATTGTTGCTATCTTTTTAATTGCCATCGCCATTTACCGTTTTAAACTGTTCGACATTTTACCAGTGGCAAGGGAAAAAGTCCTTGATCTGATCCAGGACGGCTACCTGGTTTTAGATGGGCAGAACAGGGTGATCGATTATAACCTGGCTGTAAAAAAATACCTGCCCAATGAACTGAAAGATAAAATTATCGGCATGCAGGTTGATCAGTTATTTCCCGGTCAAGAGGATTTACTCCGGTTCATCACTGCCCATAGTTCAGGAAAAATAGAAATGAAAGTACAGCTGGACAAAGTGATGTTTGATCTGGAAGCAAACATTATGTACCTGAATGAAAATCAGCTAAACAATGAGGCAACTGTTGTAAAAATACAGGACCTGACAGCAATACGCGAAGAGGCTTTAAGATCTAAACTACAAACGGAAGAGCTTAAAAAGTTAAATCAGCTGAAGGACAAAATCTTTTCTATTATTGCCCACGACCTAAGGGGACCACTTGTAAACCTGTCTGAAGTACTTAAAATGGTAAATACGGGTATGATCTCATTGGATGAATTCAAGAACTTATCCCCTAAACTGAGCCGGGACATTTTATATACTACAGATCTTTTGGAGAACATTTTGCATTGGTCCAGAAGCCAGTTAAAGGGCTATGGCATTAATAAAACATTCTTTGAACTGAGAAGCATGATCCTGAATGAGGTGAATTATCATTTACCCTCGGCAGCTATCAAAAAAATTAACATTGTGCATGATGTATTTCCCGGCATGATCGTATATGCAGATATGATCATGATACAAATTGTGGTAAGAAATATTTTAAATAATTCTATTAAATTTTGCAGGGAAGCATGCGAGATCCACATCGGCGCAGTGTACCAACCAGACCATAGAATGATGATCTGTATTGAAGACAACGGCCATGGTATGCCACCAGAGATACTGGCTTCACTTTTTACAGGTACAGGCAGTTCTACAAGAGGAACCATGAATGAAAAAGGGACTGGCCTGGGGCTGGTAATCTGTAAAGATTTTATGGAGCGGAACAATGGGGAAATCATTGTAGAAAGCGAAATCGGTAAAGGCACTAAGTTTTATTTGTACCTGCCTGTTGACGAAGGATAA
- the accC gene encoding acetyl-CoA carboxylase biotin carboxylase subunit, producing the protein MKKVLIANRGEIALRIMRSAKEMGIKTVAVYSEADRQSLHVRYADEAVCIGPAPSNQSYLIGEKIIEACKITGAEAIHPGYGFLSENAAFARLVKAAGLTLIGPTPEAMEIMGNKLSAKAAALKYQIPMVPGTEEAITDVEEAKRRAIEVGFPILIKAAAGGGGKGMRIVEKAAEFEEQMQLAVSEALSAFGDGSVFIERYVSSPRHIEIQVLGDTHGNIVHLFERECSVQRRHQKVIEEAPSSILTAEIREKMGKCAVDVARSVNYVGAGTVEFILDENLDFFFLEMNTRLQVEHPVTEMITGLDLVKEQIKIARGEKLSYKQEDLHINGHAIELRVYAEDPENNFLPDIGVLQTYKTPKGNGVRVDDGFEQGMEIPIYYDPMIAKLITYGKDREEAIERMVRAIGEYQITGIQTTLGFGKFVMQHEAFKSGKFDTHFVAKYFKANSPKVQNEDEALLAAMMGAFFFKQQPLAAPQPLQEGQANALNWRRNRLNK; encoded by the coding sequence ATGAAGAAAGTTCTTATCGCCAATAGGGGGGAAATTGCTTTGCGTATCATGCGTTCTGCAAAAGAAATGGGCATCAAAACGGTTGCTGTATATTCTGAGGCTGACAGGCAATCGCTGCATGTGCGCTATGCGGATGAGGCAGTATGCATTGGTCCGGCACCCTCAAATCAATCTTACCTCATCGGAGAAAAAATTATTGAAGCCTGTAAAATTACCGGGGCAGAAGCCATTCATCCGGGCTATGGCTTTTTATCAGAAAACGCTGCTTTTGCGCGGCTGGTAAAAGCAGCTGGTCTGACATTAATAGGTCCGACACCGGAAGCCATGGAAATCATGGGCAATAAACTTTCTGCAAAAGCTGCGGCATTGAAATACCAGATTCCCATGGTTCCTGGTACTGAAGAAGCCATTACGGATGTTGAAGAAGCTAAACGAAGAGCAATAGAAGTAGGTTTCCCTATCCTGATCAAAGCTGCTGCCGGAGGTGGGGGAAAAGGAATGCGTATTGTGGAAAAAGCTGCTGAATTTGAAGAGCAGATGCAACTGGCCGTAAGTGAGGCCCTGTCTGCTTTTGGAGATGGTTCCGTGTTTATCGAACGTTATGTTTCCTCTCCGCGACACATAGAAATACAGGTGCTGGGCGATACCCATGGAAATATTGTACACCTCTTTGAAAGGGAGTGTTCTGTTCAGCGCAGACACCAAAAAGTAATTGAAGAAGCACCGTCAAGCATTTTAACAGCTGAAATAAGGGAAAAGATGGGCAAATGTGCAGTTGATGTGGCCCGTTCAGTAAATTATGTAGGTGCTGGTACAGTGGAGTTTATCCTGGATGAAAATCTGGACTTTTTCTTCCTGGAAATGAATACCCGCTTGCAGGTAGAACACCCGGTAACTGAAATGATTACGGGTTTAGACCTTGTAAAAGAGCAGATAAAAATTGCCAGGGGAGAAAAACTAAGCTATAAGCAGGAAGATCTGCACATTAACGGGCATGCCATAGAACTGAGGGTATATGCTGAAGATCCTGAAAATAATTTCCTGCCGGATATAGGTGTGTTGCAGACCTATAAAACTCCTAAGGGCAATGGCGTAAGGGTAGATGACGGGTTTGAGCAGGGAATGGAAATCCCGATTTATTACGACCCGATGATTGCCAAACTCATTACCTATGGTAAAGACCGGGAAGAAGCCATTGAACGGATGGTCCGTGCCATTGGTGAATACCAGATCACGGGTATTCAAACCACACTTGGTTTTGGTAAATTTGTGATGCAGCATGAAGCCTTTAAGTCTGGTAAATTCGATACGCATTTTGTAGCTAAATACTTTAAGGCCAATAGCCCGAAAGTGCAAAATGAAGACGAAGCTTTATTGGCAGCTATGATGGGAGCATTTTTTTTCAAACAGCAGCCACTTGCAGCACCGCAACCGTTACAGGAAGGCCAGGCCAATGCCCTCAACTGGAGAAGAAACAGGTTAAATAAATAG
- a CDS encoding NUDIX hydrolase produces the protein MKEVLPKFNSTFSIDCVLFGFDEGELKILLIERNEEPFKDWWALPGNLVEEDESLDQSATRILHELTGLSDIYMEQYYTFGDVNRHPQGRVVSIAYYALLRLGGDKIVKPISNYAKQAYWRNVKDLPRLAFDHQQIFEKGMEKIKRRIKHQPIAFELLPEKFTLTQLQNVYEVILNKKLDKRNFRKKMLSFGVLRDLNEKQYGVSFRAATLYKFDKRKYAKLFGKEISF, from the coding sequence TTGAAAGAAGTCTTACCAAAATTTAATTCCACTTTCTCGATTGATTGTGTGCTGTTCGGATTTGACGAAGGAGAATTGAAAATTCTTTTAATTGAAAGAAACGAAGAACCTTTTAAGGATTGGTGGGCCTTGCCGGGTAACCTGGTTGAAGAAGATGAGAGTCTGGACCAGAGTGCCACCAGGATTCTGCACGAGCTTACTGGCCTTAGTGACATTTATATGGAGCAATATTATACCTTCGGCGATGTAAACAGGCATCCCCAGGGTAGGGTTGTCAGTATAGCTTACTACGCATTGTTGAGGTTAGGTGGTGATAAGATTGTAAAACCGATCAGCAATTATGCCAAACAGGCGTATTGGAGAAATGTAAAAGACTTGCCAAGGCTGGCCTTCGATCATCAGCAGATCTTTGAAAAAGGAATGGAAAAGATAAAAAGGAGGATTAAACACCAACCCATAGCTTTCGAACTCCTGCCGGAAAAATTTACCCTTACCCAGCTCCAGAATGTTTATGAAGTGATTCTGAACAAAAAGCTGGATAAAAGGAACTTCCGGAAAAAGATGCTAAGTTTTGGTGTGCTGAGAGACCTCAACGAAAAGCAATATGGGGTGTCTTTCCGGGCTGCAACCCTCTATAAATTTGATAAAAGAAAATACGCAAAGTTATTTGGCAAGGAAATTTCATTTTAA
- a CDS encoding threonine aldolase family protein encodes MNVDLRSDTVTTPDQGMLDAMMSAKVGDDVFGEDETVKALEHKLAAMFNMEAGLFCPSGTMTNQIAIKCFTNPMDEVICDQTAHVYRYERGGIAYHSLASVRLLNGERGILTPELIEPEINDENVHYPHSSLVVLENTVNKGGGACYSLSQIEPIHTLCNIKGLKLHLDGARIFNALTATGDHAKDYGQYFDGISVCLSKGLGAPVGSVLLGSKETIKKAVNIRKAFGGGMRQAGFLAAAGIYALDHNIARLSTDHKHAKALADALNNVNYVASVLPVETNIVVFEVAEGLKPAHLVHQLAEKGIACNVTGPKTVRMVTHLNISSEMIDRAVENIIHLHVSANK; translated from the coding sequence ATGAATGTAGACCTTCGAAGTGATACTGTTACAACGCCTGATCAGGGCATGCTGGATGCCATGATGAGCGCAAAAGTGGGAGATGATGTATTTGGTGAGGATGAAACCGTAAAGGCCCTGGAGCATAAACTGGCTGCTATGTTTAATATGGAAGCTGGTTTGTTTTGCCCTTCGGGAACAATGACCAACCAGATTGCCATCAAGTGCTTTACCAATCCTATGGATGAGGTTATCTGCGACCAGACTGCCCATGTGTACCGTTATGAAAGAGGGGGGATTGCTTATCACTCTCTTGCATCCGTAAGGTTGCTAAATGGGGAAAGGGGAATACTGACACCCGAACTTATTGAACCTGAGATCAATGATGAGAATGTACATTACCCGCATTCCAGCCTGGTTGTACTCGAAAATACAGTTAACAAAGGTGGGGGAGCCTGTTACAGTTTATCGCAGATAGAGCCCATCCATACTTTATGTAACATAAAGGGGCTAAAACTTCACCTGGACGGGGCAAGAATATTCAATGCCCTGACAGCAACCGGAGATCATGCAAAAGACTATGGACAATATTTTGACGGGATTTCTGTATGCCTGTCAAAAGGCCTTGGTGCCCCGGTAGGTTCTGTATTGCTGGGCTCAAAAGAAACCATAAAAAAGGCAGTCAATATCCGTAAGGCATTTGGTGGCGGAATGCGTCAGGCAGGGTTTTTAGCAGCCGCAGGTATTTATGCGCTGGATCATAATATAGCCAGACTCTCAACCGATCACAAACATGCAAAGGCCTTGGCTGATGCGCTGAACAATGTAAATTATGTAGCTTCGGTATTGCCTGTTGAAACCAATATTGTGGTGTTTGAAGTAGCAGAAGGACTAAAACCCGCCCATCTGGTGCATCAGCTGGCCGAAAAAGGCATTGCCTGTAATGTAACAGGACCAAAAACCGTAAGAATGGTGACACATTTAAACATTTCTTCCGAAATGATAGACAGGGCTGTAGAAAACATAATACATTTGCATGTATCAGCTAATAAATAA
- a CDS encoding porin family protein, whose amino-acid sequence MKKIILSALFISLNLAAFSQVLPSFQLGLKAGANLSKLSTDNTFSSDNRAGYYAGIWTRIGAAGIHLQPELYLSGKNTTLKDASGQENKVKFTSLDVPVLVGTKLGAAGVGLRLNTGPVVSFILDDEQSFGQAAGSVFKGNFKGQNFAWQFGAGVDVGKLGLDLRYETGLSKIGKDGYNDTKLSLFTFGLAYRLF is encoded by the coding sequence ATGAAAAAAATAATCTTATCCGCATTGTTTATCTCTTTAAACCTGGCAGCATTTAGTCAGGTATTGCCTAGTTTCCAGCTGGGGCTGAAGGCAGGAGCCAACCTTTCTAAACTCAGTACCGATAATACTTTTAGCAGCGACAACCGGGCCGGTTATTATGCAGGTATATGGACCCGTATCGGCGCTGCAGGAATTCATTTACAACCTGAGCTCTATTTAAGCGGAAAAAATACAACATTAAAAGATGCCAGCGGGCAGGAAAACAAAGTGAAATTTACCAGTCTTGATGTACCTGTACTGGTAGGAACAAAATTGGGTGCCGCAGGAGTTGGCCTGAGGTTAAACACGGGGCCTGTGGTTTCTTTTATCCTAGATGATGAGCAGTCATTCGGGCAGGCCGCTGGAAGTGTATTTAAAGGCAATTTTAAAGGACAGAATTTTGCATGGCAGTTTGGTGCAGGTGTAGATGTCGGAAAATTAGGTCTTGATCTCAGATATGAAACCGGACTTTCCAAAATTGGAAAAGATGGCTATAACGATACTAAATTGAGCCTTTTTACTTTCGGACTGGCTTACAGACTGTTCTAG
- a CDS encoding riboflavin synthase, with protein sequence MFTGIIETLGVVKNIKTEGTNLHFTIQSAISNQLKIDQSVAHNGVCLTVVALTDDTHTVTAIQETLEKSNMQYLKIGNKVNLERCMQMNGRLDGHIVQGHVDQTATCIKREKLDGSWEYRFKYDAANGNVTVEKGSVCLNGISLTVVGSAADEFSVFIIPYTFEHTNLQEVEVGDAVNVEFDIIGKYVARLVNR encoded by the coding sequence ATGTTTACGGGAATAATAGAAACATTAGGAGTAGTTAAAAATATTAAAACTGAAGGTACCAATCTTCATTTTACCATACAATCTGCCATCAGTAACCAGCTAAAAATAGACCAGAGTGTAGCCCATAACGGAGTCTGTTTAACTGTAGTGGCCTTAACAGATGATACCCATACGGTAACAGCCATACAGGAGACACTGGAAAAATCCAATATGCAGTACCTCAAAATAGGAAATAAGGTTAACCTGGAGCGTTGCATGCAAATGAATGGCCGGCTGGACGGACATATAGTTCAGGGGCATGTAGACCAGACAGCTACCTGTATCAAAAGAGAAAAACTGGATGGCAGTTGGGAATACCGTTTTAAATACGATGCCGCTAATGGCAATGTTACCGTTGAAAAAGGTTCGGTATGCCTCAATGGCATCAGTTTAACTGTGGTTGGCTCTGCAGCTGATGAATTTTCAGTATTTATAATTCCCTATACCTTTGAACATACCAATTTACAGGAAGTCGAAGTTGGTGATGCCGTAAATGTAGAGTTTGACATTATCGGTAAGTATGTGGCCCGGTTGGTCAACAGGTGA
- a CDS encoding N-acetylglucosamine kinase, protein MIVIADGGSTKTNWCLINEAGRKILFNTEGYNPYFSKTEYIIESLRKSLPDHLETEKLTEVNYYGAGCSTETNRKIVSDAMQEVFPNAKINIGHDLMASCRALLGDEPGFAAILGTGTNSCLYDGKDITLNIDSLGYFLGDEGSGCFIGKKILGDYMKGYMPKGLRETFYDNFALTNEDIFDHIYNKPLPNRFCAGFSKFLYDFKDNYEDYTFNTIDYAFTAFFDNLVIHYPNYKDYKLNCVGSVGYSFRDVLSVVADRYEMGIGKIIRSPIDDLVDYHLHIATKK, encoded by the coding sequence ATGATAGTTATTGCAGACGGCGGTTCGACCAAGACCAATTGGTGTTTAATTAATGAAGCTGGTAGAAAAATTCTTTTCAATACAGAGGGCTATAATCCATATTTTTCCAAAACTGAATATATAATAGAGTCGCTAAGAAAATCTCTTCCCGACCATTTAGAAACTGAAAAACTGACAGAAGTAAATTATTATGGCGCTGGCTGTTCTACAGAGACCAACCGCAAAATAGTTTCAGATGCCATGCAAGAGGTTTTCCCTAATGCAAAAATAAATATTGGTCACGATTTAATGGCCTCTTGCCGCGCTTTATTAGGTGATGAGCCTGGTTTTGCAGCAATATTAGGTACAGGTACCAATTCATGCTTATACGATGGTAAAGACATTACGTTAAATATAGACTCATTAGGTTACTTTTTGGGTGATGAAGGCAGTGGCTGTTTTATCGGAAAAAAGATCCTGGGCGATTACATGAAGGGTTATATGCCTAAGGGTTTAAGAGAAACATTTTATGATAACTTTGCACTAACAAACGAGGATATTTTTGATCACATTTATAACAAGCCACTTCCTAACCGTTTTTGTGCTGGTTTTAGCAAGTTTTTGTACGACTTTAAAGACAACTACGAAGACTATACCTTTAATACGATCGACTATGCTTTTACTGCATTTTTCGACAACCTGGTTATACATTACCCTAATTACAAAGACTATAAATTAAATTGTGTGGGATCTGTAGGTTACAGTTTCAGGGATGTACTGAGCGTAGTGGCCGACAGATATGAGATGGGCATCGGCAAAATCATCCGTTCTCCTATAGATGATCTTGTAGATTATCACCTGCACATAGCCACAAAAAAATAG
- a CDS encoding tetratricopeptide repeat protein yields MKQLFLLIFTGIIFQFAQAQTSEKLDQEKLLQYYEAQQYHEAVQYLQSVYKDSTDVKKLKQLAYANLMSGRLSEAEKHYLNLYRQLPEDAGVLLALGTISANYGLNAKAKAYFLAVLNTDSTNFKAYKQLAKLENDLSSTEKMTYLLKANHLDTLDAEVCADLSMAYFRNNQFNKADEILKNALSADSANLLLLNAKMPISLTFKAYSEAIAIGKKILATQKVPSEQLLLQMAQSYRGLRDYKNAAVYLKQAIKEGISTKTASYYGLLGDTYENMNQNKEALEVYKRGLLFENNGSLYYNIALIYENKLNDKKNAISYYSQYLNSIKEPEKQKRHIAYIKNKIEELKR; encoded by the coding sequence ATGAAGCAGCTATTCCTTTTGATTTTTACAGGTATTATTTTTCAGTTTGCCCAGGCTCAGACATCAGAAAAGCTGGACCAGGAAAAATTACTTCAATATTATGAGGCACAACAATATCATGAAGCGGTACAATACCTGCAGTCTGTATATAAAGACAGTACCGATGTTAAAAAGCTGAAACAACTTGCCTATGCAAATTTGATGTCTGGAAGGCTTTCTGAGGCAGAAAAACACTACCTGAACCTATACAGACAATTGCCTGAAGATGCGGGTGTATTGCTGGCATTAGGCACCATTAGTGCAAACTATGGTCTGAATGCAAAAGCAAAAGCTTATTTTTTAGCTGTATTAAATACTGACAGTACTAATTTCAAAGCTTACAAACAGCTTGCTAAACTGGAAAATGATTTGTCCAGCACTGAAAAAATGACCTATTTACTGAAAGCAAACCATCTGGATACACTCGATGCTGAAGTATGTGCTGATCTTTCAATGGCCTATTTCAGAAATAATCAATTTAACAAAGCTGATGAAATCTTAAAGAATGCATTGAGCGCAGACAGTGCAAATTTACTGCTGTTAAATGCAAAGATGCCCATCAGTTTGACTTTCAAAGCATACAGTGAAGCCATAGCTATAGGAAAAAAAATATTGGCTACACAAAAAGTGCCTTCAGAACAATTGTTGCTTCAAATGGCCCAAAGCTATCGTGGTCTGCGTGATTATAAAAATGCTGCCGTGTATTTGAAGCAGGCTATAAAAGAAGGAATATCTACCAAGACAGCTTCTTATTATGGCCTGTTGGGAGATACTTATGAAAACATGAACCAAAATAAAGAGGCACTTGAAGTATATAAAAGAGGTCTTTTGTTTGAAAATAATGGGAGCCTTTATTACAACATTGCTTTAATATATGAGAACAAGCTAAACGATAAAAAAAATGCCATAAGCTATTATTCTCAGTATTTAAACAGCATAAAGGAACCTGAAAAACAAAAGCGGCATATCGCCTACATTAAAAATAAAATTGAAGAATTAAAAAGGTGA